In a genomic window of Rhododendron vialii isolate Sample 1 chromosome 12a, ASM3025357v1:
- the LOC131310932 gene encoding coiled-coil domain-containing protein SCD2, which yields MALRQTDSPVSLHRWSTEPISTAAASSPTMSPSRHHHHHARSSSATGISNIKRNQNFAAKAAAQRLAQVMASQAADNGDDDDEENDVVDDFRFGVTTRPNNVSSNSIKHVVPSTRSASNALARNIVEEAPSVRSTSAATPTMSIRTIPSVPPSRTSLKTPIPIPPIDPPSTTQREKRFASDMGQMNLKDTGERRDASALHDELDMLQEENENILQKLSLAEEGCKEAEARVKELEKQVAALGEGVSLEAKLLSRKEAALRQREAALKEAKQTNDGVDVEIVSLRAELKKVKTEAAAAVDQLQGTESEVKGLRSMTQRMVLTQSEMEEVVLKRCWLARYWGLAARHGICADIAVSKYEYWSSLAPLPFEVVISAGQKAKEEGWEKGDENPERRSKLFEDFDLTGEGNIESMLSVEMGLKELVSLKVEDAIVLALAQQRRANATRLSNSDIKSPGDPKYTDAVELSPEESEDVLFKEAWLTYFWRRAKVHGIEEEIAKERLQFWISRSGHSPSTHDSVDVEQGLMELRKLAIEHRLWEASRKETEQDSSTSAARK from the exons ATGGCCCTCAGACAAACCGACAGTCCAGTCTCCCTCCACCGATGGAGCACCGAGCCGATCTCAACCGCCGCCGCCTCCTCTCCGACAATGTCGCCGTcgcgccaccaccaccaccatgcccgGTCCTCCTCCGCCACCGGCATTTCCAACATCAAGCGAAACCAGAACTTCGCCGCCAAAGCCGCCGCTCAGAGACTCGCTCAGGTCATGGCTTCTCAGGCCGCTGATAacggcgacgacgacgacgaggaaaACGACGTCGTCGACGATTTTCGGTTCGGTGTGACGACGAGGCCGAACAACGTCAGCAGTAATAGTATCAAGCATGTGGTTCCGTCGACTAGATCTGCTTCTAATGCG TTAGCTCGGAACATTGTAGAGGAAGCTCCTTCAGTTCGCTCAACGTCAGCTGCAACGCCTACGATGTCTATTCGCACAATTCCATCAGTACCACCTAGTAGAACATCGCTGAAGACTCCAATTCCTATACCACCAATTGATCCTCCCTCTACTACGCAGAGAGAGAAAAG ATTTGCTTCAGATATGGGGCAGATGAACTTGAAAGATACAGGAGAACGACGGGATGCTTCTGCCCTTCATGATGAA CTTGATATGCTACAAGAAGAGAATGAGAATATTCTTCAAAAG CTTAGTCTTGCAGAAGAGGGTTGCAAGGAAGCAGAGGCTAGAGTTAAGGAGCTTGAGAAACAG GTAGCTGCTCTTGGAGAAGGAGTCTCTTTAGAAGCAAAATTATTGAGCAG GAAGGAAGCTGCGCTGCGTCAAAGAGAG GCTGCGCTTAAAGAAGCAAAGCAAACAAATGATGGGGTAGACGTGGAAATTGTATCCCTTCGGGCTGAACTTAAG AAAGTGAAAACTGAGGCTGCAGCTGCTGTAGATCAGCTTCAGGGAACTGAATCTGAAGTTAAAGGTCTTCGCTCAATGACACAGAGGATGGTTTTAACACAAAGTGAAATG GAAGAAGTTGTTCTTAAGCGGTGTTGGCTCGCACGTTATTGGGGTTTAGCTGCACGACATG GCATTTGTGCAGATATTGCAGTGTCAAAGTACGAGTACTGGTCATCTTTGGCACCTCTTCCTTTTGAAGTTGTTATTTCTGCAGGGCAAAAAGCGAAAGAGGAAGGCTGGGAGAAAG GTGATGAGAATCCCGAGAGAAGGAGCAAACTTTTCGAGGACTTTGATCTGACTGGAGAAGGGAATATAGAAAGTATGCTTTCAGTTGAAATGGGCTTGAAGGAACTTGTGTCATTGAAG GTTGAGGATGCCATCGTGCTTGCACTGGCACAGCAGCGACGTGCAAATGCAACTCGACTATCCAATTCAG ATATCAAGTCACCTGGTGACCCAAAGTATACGGATGCAGTTG AACTGAGTCCAGAAGAGTCCGAAGATGTTCTTTTCAAGGAG GCTTGGCTTACTTACTTTTGGAGAAGAGCCAAAGTCCATGGTATTGAAGAGGAGATTGCCAAAGAGCGACTCCAATTTTGGATTAGCCGCAGTGGGCACTCACCATCTACACATGACTCTGTTGATG TTGAGCAAGGTTTGATGGAGCTGAGGAAACTGGCTATTGAGCATCGACTCTGGGAAGCGTCTCGCAAAGAAACCGAACAGGACTCTTCTACTTCTGCTGCACGAAAATAG
- the LOC131310931 gene encoding putative pentatricopeptide repeat-containing protein At5g13230, mitochondrial, whose translation MIRYSRCCKTLSTQFTSTTFIHCSQYGFSNQALQITEQHKPTVFTSHNTASEFNSHAYAIKLQNCVKNGEPTSGKALHCDILKRGSGLDLFAWNVLLNVYVKTDLLSDARKLFDEMPERNTVSYVTLIQGCAESLSYLEAIDLFVRLQREGLELNPFVFTSILKLLVSVESAELGGSVHACLYKLGHGSNAFVGTSLIDAYSACGLVDDAREAFGDIICKDMVSWTGMVTCYVENGFFKESLELFSHMRMVGLRPNNFTLGSVFKASLGLEAIDLGRSVHACVLKMRYEMDPYVGAALLDLYTKFGDLEDAKLVFEEIPKCDVIPWSFMIARYAQSERSKEAVELFFQMRRSLVLPNQFTFASVLQACGNTADLELGKQIHCNVLKVGFDSNVFVSNALIDVYSKCGKMDNSVDLFVESTNRNEVTWNTLIVGYVQLGDAKKALNLFLQMREDNVQGTEVTYTSVLCACASLAALEPGTKIHSLTIKTIYDKVITVGNALIDMYAKCGSIKDAREVFEMMSNRDVVSWNAMISGYSMHGLSSEALRIFEYMQKTKTKADKVTFVGVLSACSNTGVLDKGQAYFASMVNDYHINPCIEHYTCMVGLLGRLGHLDRAVKLIEEMPFEPSVVIWRALLMACIVHNNIDLGKIAALHVLELEPSDDATYVLLSNMYAAAQRWDNVASIRNNMKKKGVRKEPGLSWIENQGTVHHFVVGDASHPDIRLIRGMLEWLNMKTKMAGYVPNYEVLLQDVGDDEKARLLWAHSERLALAFGLIRTPFGSPIRIMKNLRICQDCHAAIKCISTVVQREIVIRDVNRFHHFRHGTCSCNDYW comes from the coding sequence ATGATTAGATACTCCCGTTGTTGTAAAACGTTGTCAACCCAATTCACATCCACCACTTTTATTCACTGTTCACAGTATGGGTTCTCAAACCAAGCTCTCCAAATCACCGAACAACACAAACCCACTGTTTTCACAAGCCATAACACAGCATCAGAGTTCAATTCTCATGCATACGCAATTAAGCTCCAGAATTGCGTGAAAAATGGCGAACCCACCTCAGGAAAAGCCCTCCACTGTGATATTCTAAAGAGAGGTAGTGGTTTGGACTTGTTTGCATGGAATGTACTATTGAACGTGTATGTAAAAACAGACTTATTGTCTGATGCACGCaagttgtttgatgaaatgcccGAAAGAAACACCGTTTCTTATGTTACCTTGATTCAGGGGTGTGCAGAGTCTCTTAGCTATCTTGAGGCCATTGATTTGTTTGTTAGATTACAAAGGGAAGGTCTTGAACTTAACCCATTTGTTTTTACTTCGATTTTGAAGTTGCTTGTGAGTGTGGAATCGGCAGAGTTGGGTGGGAGTGTCCACGCGTGCTTGTATAAGCTAGGTCACGGGTCCAATGCATTTGTGGGCACTTCTCTGATCGACGCGTATTCTGCTTGTGGCCTTGTTGATGATGCTAGAGAAGCATTTGGTGATATTATTTGCAAGGACATGGTTTCTTGGACTGGGATGGTGACATGCTATGTAGAGAATGGTTTTTTCAAAGAGTCGTTAGAACTGTTTTCTCATATGAGGATGGTGGGGTTAAGGCCGAATAATTTTACGCTTGGGAGTGTGTTTAAGGCGTCTCTTGGACTAGAGGCCATTGATTTAGGGAGGAGTGTTCATGcttgtgttttgaaaatgcGTTATGAGATGGATCCTTATGTTGGTGCTGCTCTTCTTGACTTGTATACTAAATTTGGAGATCTTGAGGATGCTAAGCTTGTATTTGAAGAAATTCCGAAATGTGATGTCATTCCTTGGAGTTTCATGATTGCGCGATACGCTCAGAGCGAGAGGAGCAAAGAGGCTGttgaactattttttcaaatgagGCGAAGTTTAGTCCTTCCGAATCAATTTACTTTTGCTAGCGTGCTTCAAGCTTGTGGAAATACGGCAGATTTAGAGTTGGGAAAGCAAATCCATTGCAATGTATTGAAGGTTGGTTTTGACTCGAATGTATTTGTATCAAATGCCCTTATTGATGTTTATTCCAAATGTGGAAAGATGGATAACTCAGTGGACCTATTTGTGGAGTCGACAAACAGAAATGAGGTGACTTGGAACACTTTGATTGTTGGCTATGTGCAATTAGGAGATGCAAAGAAAGCATtgaacttgtttctacaaatgCGTGAAGACAACGTGCAGGGAACCGAGGTGACATACACTAGTGTCCTTTGTGCTTGTGCTAGCTTAGCAGCCTTAGAGCCTGGAACCAAAATTCATTCCTTGACTATTAAAACCATTTATGACAAAGTTATAACAGTTGGAAATGCCTTAATAGACATGTATGCCAAGTGTGGGAGCATTAAGGATGCTCGTGAAGTGTTTGAAATGATGAGCAACCGAGATGTAGTATCATGGAATGCAATGATCTCAGGGTATTCCATGCATGGTCTCAGTAGTGAGGCTCTGAGGATCTTTGAGTATatgcagaaaacaaaaactaaagctGACAAAGTGACGTTTGTTGGCGTTCTTTCAGCTTGTAGCAACACGGGCGTATTAGACAAAGGTCAAGCTTATTTCGCTTCCATGGTGAATGACTATCATATCAATCCTTGTATTGAGCATTATACTTGCATGGTAGGACTTTTAGGGCGATTAGGCCATCTTGACAGGGCTGTTAAGCTGATTGAGGAAATGCCATTTGAGCCTTCTGTTGTGATTTGGCGTGCTTTGCTCATGGCATGCATTGTTCACAATAATATTGACCTTGGAAAAATAGCTGCGCTTCATGTGCTTGAATTGGAACCCAGTGATGATGCAACCTATGTGTTACTCTCAAATATGTATGCTGCCGCACAAAGGTGGGATAATGTAGCTTCTATTAGGAATAACATGAAGAAGAAAGGAGTAAGGAAAGAACCAGGCCTCAGTTGGATTGAGAATCAAGGAACTGTTCATCATTTCGTAGTAGGGGATGCTTCACACCCTGACATTAGATTAATACGCGGGATGCTGGAGTGGCTCAACATGAAAACCAAGATGGCAGGCTATGTTCCCAATTATGAGGTACTATTACAAGATGTGGGGGATGATGAAAAGGCACGCCTCTTGTGGGCGCACAGTGAAAGATTAGCTCTAGCCTTTGGGCTTATTAGGACACCATTTGGAAGTCCTATTCGTATCATGAAAAATCTCCGAATATGTCAGGACTGCCATGCTGCAATTAAGTGCATATCAACAGTTGTGCAGCGAGAGATTGTTATCAGAGACGTTAATCGGTTTCATCACTTCCGACATGGAACTTGCTCTTGTAATGATTACTGGTGA
- the LOC131311361 gene encoding protein NETWORKED 3A-like — translation MSKPCDKYADLDRKTRMMLNLIEEDGDSFAKRAEMYYEKRPELKKMVEDLHKSYRSLAEKYDQLRSDSTELSADHSSTPLSSSFKQVQHPHITGTRSFKITKVAPTNSLERETNEQNRIGGRDAKIDGIESDRDGRRIDSGIWEREQTWDELRLSVSELMEDVSRQQAELIRRSDEKREKITALRIHISRLTEENTALKDRVARYADVMKQNQSPMSKMKGLILGRSLR, via the coding sequence ATGTCAAAACCTTGTGACAAATATGCAGATTTGGATAGGAAAACAAGGATGATGTTGAACCTCATAGAAGAAGATGGTGATTCATTTGCCAAGAGAGCTGAAATGTACTACGAAAAGAGACCAGAACTGAAAAAAATGGTAGAAGACCTCCACAAATCATACCGTTCTTTAGCCGAAAAGTACGACCAGCTGCGATCCGATTCCACTGAATTATCAGCTGATCATTCATCAACGCCATTGTCAAGTTCCTTCAAGCAAGTCCAACATCCTCACATTACCGGCACAAGATCCTTCAAAATCACCAAAGTCGCGCCAACAAATTCCCTCGAACGAGAAACTAACGAGCAAAACAGAATAGGAGGCAGGGACGCGAAGATAGATGGCATTGAATCCGATCGCGATGGGAGGAGGATTGATTCCGGCATTTGGGAGAGGGAGCAAACGTGGGATGAGTTGCGGCTGAGCGTGTCGGAACTGATGGAGGATGTTTCGAGGCAGCAGGCTGAATTGATAAGGAGAAGTGACGAGAAGAGGGAAAAAATCACAGCTCTACGGATCCATATCAGTAGGCTAACGGAGGAGAACACGGCTTTAAAAGATCGTGTGGCGCGGTACGCGGATGTTATGAAGCAAAACCAATCTCCCATGTCGAAGATGAAAGGATTAATTCTCGGGAGATCGTTGCGATAG